One genomic window of Hemitrygon akajei chromosome 1, sHemAka1.3, whole genome shotgun sequence includes the following:
- the tfap2a gene encoding transcription factor AP-2-alpha isoform X4: MSILGKMGDWQDCPLSDTPSQPLLHQSMRMLWKLADNIKYEECEDRHDGTSNGTPRLPQLGTVSQSPYPTAPPLSHTPNTDFQPPYFPPPYQPIYPQSQDPYSHVNDPYSLNPLHPQPQPQHPTWPQRQNQEAGILHQHRALPQLAGLDPRRDYRRPEVLLHSTHGLDSGLGDSLPIHSIGHAIEDVQHVDDQGINIQDHTVIKKGPMSLSKSHSGVVTSISVNKDGLFGGVANPNEVFCSVPGRLSLLSSTSKYKVTVAEVQRRLSPPECLNASLLGGVLRRAKSKNGGRSLREKLDKIGLNLPAGRRKAANVTLLTSLVEGEAVHLARDFGYVCETEFPAKAIAEYVNRQHSDPNEQVTRKNMLLATKQICKEFTDLLTQDRSPLGNSRPAPILEPGIQSCLTHFSLITHGFGSPALCAAITALQNYLTEALKAMDKMYMNNTPNNHTGENPSKSGDKDEKHRK, translated from the exons ATGTCGATACTGGGCAAAATGGGCGACTGGCAG GACTGTCCGCTTTCTGATACACCCAGCCAGCCACTTTTACACCAATCCATGAGAATGCTGTGGAAATTAGCGGACAATATCAAATATGAAGAGTGTGAG GATCGACATGATGGAACCAGTAATGGGACTCCACGTTTGCCCCAGTTAGGGACAGTCAGCCAGTCTCCGTATCCGACCGCCCCGCCGCTGTCTCACACCCCTAACACGGATTTCCAGCCACCTTACTTCCCTCCACCGTACCAACCCATCTACCCGCAATCGCAGGACCCTTATTCCCATGTGAACGACCCCTACTCGCTCAACCCTCTGCACCCGCAACCGCAGCCACAGCACCCGACTTGGCCACAGAGACAGAACCAAGAAGCCGGTATTCTGCACCAACACCGTGCTCTGCCGCAGCTGGCTGGCTTGGACCCACGGAGGGACTACAGGCGGCCTGAGGTCCTGCTACACAGCACCCACGGACTCGATTCCGGCCTTGGAGATTCATTACCCATCCACAGCATCGGGCACGCCATCGAGGATGTGCAG CATGTTGATGATCAAGGTATTAACATCCAGGACCACACCGTTATTAAAAAAG GTCCCATGTCCCTATCGAAGTCACACAGTGGGGTTGTCACCTCGATCTCAGTCAATAAGGACGGGCTCTTTGGCGGGGTTGCGAACCCAAACGAGGTGTTCTGTTCAGTTCCGGGTCGCCTCTCGCTCCTCAGTTCAACATCAAAGTACAAGGTGACGGTGGCGGAAGTGCAGAGACGCCTCTCTCCGCCTGAGTGTCTCAATGCCTCGTTACTGGGAGGAGTGCTTAGGAG agcgaAATCTAAAAACGGAGGACGAtcattaagagaaaaattagacAAAATTGGATTAAATTTACCAGCCGGTAGACGCAAAGCTGCAAATGTAACGCTACTAACATCACTTGTTGAGG GTGAAGCCGTGCACCTTGCCCGGGATTTTGGCTACGTTTGCGAAACAGAGTTCCCAGCCAAAGCAATAGCCGAGTACGTCAACCGACAACATTCCGATCCCAACGAGCAAGTGACGCGCAAAAACATGTTACTGGCAACAAA ACAAATCTGCAAAGAGTTTACAGACTTGCTGACACAAGACCGATCTCCTTTGGGGAACTCACGACCTGCCCCGATCTTGGAACCTGGTATTCAGAGCTGCCTGACTCACTTCAGTTTAATCACACACGGCTTCGGGAGTCCGGCTCTGTGCGCTGCTATAACTGCCTTACAGAACTATCTCACCGAAGCACTGAAAGCCATGGACAAAATGTACATGAACAATACTCCCAACAACCACACGGGTGAAAATCCCAGTAAAAGCGGAGACAAAGACGAGAAACACAGAAAGTAG
- the tfap2a gene encoding transcription factor AP-2-alpha isoform X2: MSILGKMGDWQDCPLSDTPSQPLLHQSMRMLWKLADNIKYEECEVSLFFPPDELRSDCPQMLVHSFSAMDRHDGTSNGTPRLPQLGTVSQSPYPTAPPLSHTPNTDFQPPYFPPPYQPIYPQSQDPYSHVNDPYSLNPLHPQPQPQHPTWPQRQNQEAGILHQHRALPQLAGLDPRRDYRRPEVLLHSTHGLDSGLGDSLPIHSIGHAIEDVQHVDDQGINIQDHTVIKKGPMSLSKSHSGVVTSISVNKDGLFGGVANPNEVFCSVPGRLSLLSSTSKYKVTVAEVQRRLSPPECLNASLLGGVLRRAKSKNGGRSLREKLDKIGLNLPAGRRKAANVTLLTSLVEGEAVHLARDFGYVCETEFPAKAIAEYVNRQHSDPNEQVTRKNMLLATKQICKEFTDLLTQDRSPLGNSRPAPILEPGIQSCLTHFSLITHGFGSPALCAAITALQNYLTEALKAMDKMYMNNTPNNHTGENPSKSGDKDEKHRK; the protein is encoded by the exons ATGTCGATACTGGGCAAAATGGGCGACTGGCAG GACTGTCCGCTTTCTGATACACCCAGCCAGCCACTTTTACACCAATCCATGAGAATGCTGTGGAAATTAGCGGACAATATCAAATATGAAGAGTGTGAG gtctctctcttttttccccctgaCGAGCTCAGATCAGACTGTCCGCAGATGTTAGTGCACAGTTTCTCGGCTATG GATCGACATGATGGAACCAGTAATGGGACTCCACGTTTGCCCCAGTTAGGGACAGTCAGCCAGTCTCCGTATCCGACCGCCCCGCCGCTGTCTCACACCCCTAACACGGATTTCCAGCCACCTTACTTCCCTCCACCGTACCAACCCATCTACCCGCAATCGCAGGACCCTTATTCCCATGTGAACGACCCCTACTCGCTCAACCCTCTGCACCCGCAACCGCAGCCACAGCACCCGACTTGGCCACAGAGACAGAACCAAGAAGCCGGTATTCTGCACCAACACCGTGCTCTGCCGCAGCTGGCTGGCTTGGACCCACGGAGGGACTACAGGCGGCCTGAGGTCCTGCTACACAGCACCCACGGACTCGATTCCGGCCTTGGAGATTCATTACCCATCCACAGCATCGGGCACGCCATCGAGGATGTGCAG CATGTTGATGATCAAGGTATTAACATCCAGGACCACACCGTTATTAAAAAAG GTCCCATGTCCCTATCGAAGTCACACAGTGGGGTTGTCACCTCGATCTCAGTCAATAAGGACGGGCTCTTTGGCGGGGTTGCGAACCCAAACGAGGTGTTCTGTTCAGTTCCGGGTCGCCTCTCGCTCCTCAGTTCAACATCAAAGTACAAGGTGACGGTGGCGGAAGTGCAGAGACGCCTCTCTCCGCCTGAGTGTCTCAATGCCTCGTTACTGGGAGGAGTGCTTAGGAG agcgaAATCTAAAAACGGAGGACGAtcattaagagaaaaattagacAAAATTGGATTAAATTTACCAGCCGGTAGACGCAAAGCTGCAAATGTAACGCTACTAACATCACTTGTTGAGG GTGAAGCCGTGCACCTTGCCCGGGATTTTGGCTACGTTTGCGAAACAGAGTTCCCAGCCAAAGCAATAGCCGAGTACGTCAACCGACAACATTCCGATCCCAACGAGCAAGTGACGCGCAAAAACATGTTACTGGCAACAAA ACAAATCTGCAAAGAGTTTACAGACTTGCTGACACAAGACCGATCTCCTTTGGGGAACTCACGACCTGCCCCGATCTTGGAACCTGGTATTCAGAGCTGCCTGACTCACTTCAGTTTAATCACACACGGCTTCGGGAGTCCGGCTCTGTGCGCTGCTATAACTGCCTTACAGAACTATCTCACCGAAGCACTGAAAGCCATGGACAAAATGTACATGAACAATACTCCCAACAACCACACGGGTGAAAATCCCAGTAAAAGCGGAGACAAAGACGAGAAACACAGAAAGTAG
- the tfap2a gene encoding transcription factor AP-2-alpha isoform X7 yields the protein MSILGKMGDWQDRHDGTSNGTPRLPQLGTVSQSPYPTAPPLSHTPNTDFQPPYFPPPYQPIYPQSQDPYSHVNDPYSLNPLHPQPQPQHPTWPQRQNQEAGILHQHRALPQLAGLDPRRDYRRPEVLLHSTHGLDSGLGDSLPIHSIGHAIEDVQHVDDQGINIQDHTVIKKGPMSLSKSHSGVVTSISVNKDGLFGGVANPNEVFCSVPGRLSLLSSTSKYKVTVAEVQRRLSPPECLNASLLGGVLRRAKSKNGGRSLREKLDKIGLNLPAGRRKAANVTLLTSLVEGEAVHLARDFGYVCETEFPAKAIAEYVNRQHSDPNEQVTRKNMLLATKQICKEFTDLLTQDRSPLGNSRPAPILEPGIQSCLTHFSLITHGFGSPALCAAITALQNYLTEALKAMDKMYMNNTPNNHTGENPSKSGDKDEKHRK from the exons ATGTCGATACTGGGCAAAATGGGCGACTGGCAG GATCGACATGATGGAACCAGTAATGGGACTCCACGTTTGCCCCAGTTAGGGACAGTCAGCCAGTCTCCGTATCCGACCGCCCCGCCGCTGTCTCACACCCCTAACACGGATTTCCAGCCACCTTACTTCCCTCCACCGTACCAACCCATCTACCCGCAATCGCAGGACCCTTATTCCCATGTGAACGACCCCTACTCGCTCAACCCTCTGCACCCGCAACCGCAGCCACAGCACCCGACTTGGCCACAGAGACAGAACCAAGAAGCCGGTATTCTGCACCAACACCGTGCTCTGCCGCAGCTGGCTGGCTTGGACCCACGGAGGGACTACAGGCGGCCTGAGGTCCTGCTACACAGCACCCACGGACTCGATTCCGGCCTTGGAGATTCATTACCCATCCACAGCATCGGGCACGCCATCGAGGATGTGCAG CATGTTGATGATCAAGGTATTAACATCCAGGACCACACCGTTATTAAAAAAG GTCCCATGTCCCTATCGAAGTCACACAGTGGGGTTGTCACCTCGATCTCAGTCAATAAGGACGGGCTCTTTGGCGGGGTTGCGAACCCAAACGAGGTGTTCTGTTCAGTTCCGGGTCGCCTCTCGCTCCTCAGTTCAACATCAAAGTACAAGGTGACGGTGGCGGAAGTGCAGAGACGCCTCTCTCCGCCTGAGTGTCTCAATGCCTCGTTACTGGGAGGAGTGCTTAGGAG agcgaAATCTAAAAACGGAGGACGAtcattaagagaaaaattagacAAAATTGGATTAAATTTACCAGCCGGTAGACGCAAAGCTGCAAATGTAACGCTACTAACATCACTTGTTGAGG GTGAAGCCGTGCACCTTGCCCGGGATTTTGGCTACGTTTGCGAAACAGAGTTCCCAGCCAAAGCAATAGCCGAGTACGTCAACCGACAACATTCCGATCCCAACGAGCAAGTGACGCGCAAAAACATGTTACTGGCAACAAA ACAAATCTGCAAAGAGTTTACAGACTTGCTGACACAAGACCGATCTCCTTTGGGGAACTCACGACCTGCCCCGATCTTGGAACCTGGTATTCAGAGCTGCCTGACTCACTTCAGTTTAATCACACACGGCTTCGGGAGTCCGGCTCTGTGCGCTGCTATAACTGCCTTACAGAACTATCTCACCGAAGCACTGAAAGCCATGGACAAAATGTACATGAACAATACTCCCAACAACCACACGGGTGAAAATCCCAGTAAAAGCGGAGACAAAGACGAGAAACACAGAAAGTAG
- the tfap2a gene encoding transcription factor AP-2-alpha isoform X5 — MSILGKMGDWQVSLFFPPDELRSDCPQMLVHSFSAMDRHDGTSNGTPRLPQLGTVSQSPYPTAPPLSHTPNTDFQPPYFPPPYQPIYPQSQDPYSHVNDPYSLNPLHPQPQPQHPTWPQRQNQEAGILHQHRALPQLAGLDPRRDYRRPEVLLHSTHGLDSGLGDSLPIHSIGHAIEDVQHVDDQGINIQDHTVIKKGPMSLSKSHSGVVTSISVNKDGLFGGVANPNEVFCSVPGRLSLLSSTSKYKVTVAEVQRRLSPPECLNASLLGGVLRRAKSKNGGRSLREKLDKIGLNLPAGRRKAANVTLLTSLVEGEAVHLARDFGYVCETEFPAKAIAEYVNRQHSDPNEQVTRKNMLLATKQICKEFTDLLTQDRSPLGNSRPAPILEPGIQSCLTHFSLITHGFGSPALCAAITALQNYLTEALKAMDKMYMNNTPNNHTGENPSKSGDKDEKHRK; from the exons ATGTCGATACTGGGCAAAATGGGCGACTGGCAG gtctctctcttttttccccctgaCGAGCTCAGATCAGACTGTCCGCAGATGTTAGTGCACAGTTTCTCGGCTATG GATCGACATGATGGAACCAGTAATGGGACTCCACGTTTGCCCCAGTTAGGGACAGTCAGCCAGTCTCCGTATCCGACCGCCCCGCCGCTGTCTCACACCCCTAACACGGATTTCCAGCCACCTTACTTCCCTCCACCGTACCAACCCATCTACCCGCAATCGCAGGACCCTTATTCCCATGTGAACGACCCCTACTCGCTCAACCCTCTGCACCCGCAACCGCAGCCACAGCACCCGACTTGGCCACAGAGACAGAACCAAGAAGCCGGTATTCTGCACCAACACCGTGCTCTGCCGCAGCTGGCTGGCTTGGACCCACGGAGGGACTACAGGCGGCCTGAGGTCCTGCTACACAGCACCCACGGACTCGATTCCGGCCTTGGAGATTCATTACCCATCCACAGCATCGGGCACGCCATCGAGGATGTGCAG CATGTTGATGATCAAGGTATTAACATCCAGGACCACACCGTTATTAAAAAAG GTCCCATGTCCCTATCGAAGTCACACAGTGGGGTTGTCACCTCGATCTCAGTCAATAAGGACGGGCTCTTTGGCGGGGTTGCGAACCCAAACGAGGTGTTCTGTTCAGTTCCGGGTCGCCTCTCGCTCCTCAGTTCAACATCAAAGTACAAGGTGACGGTGGCGGAAGTGCAGAGACGCCTCTCTCCGCCTGAGTGTCTCAATGCCTCGTTACTGGGAGGAGTGCTTAGGAG agcgaAATCTAAAAACGGAGGACGAtcattaagagaaaaattagacAAAATTGGATTAAATTTACCAGCCGGTAGACGCAAAGCTGCAAATGTAACGCTACTAACATCACTTGTTGAGG GTGAAGCCGTGCACCTTGCCCGGGATTTTGGCTACGTTTGCGAAACAGAGTTCCCAGCCAAAGCAATAGCCGAGTACGTCAACCGACAACATTCCGATCCCAACGAGCAAGTGACGCGCAAAAACATGTTACTGGCAACAAA ACAAATCTGCAAAGAGTTTACAGACTTGCTGACACAAGACCGATCTCCTTTGGGGAACTCACGACCTGCCCCGATCTTGGAACCTGGTATTCAGAGCTGCCTGACTCACTTCAGTTTAATCACACACGGCTTCGGGAGTCCGGCTCTGTGCGCTGCTATAACTGCCTTACAGAACTATCTCACCGAAGCACTGAAAGCCATGGACAAAATGTACATGAACAATACTCCCAACAACCACACGGGTGAAAATCCCAGTAAAAGCGGAGACAAAGACGAGAAACACAGAAAGTAG
- the tfap2a gene encoding transcription factor AP-2-alpha isoform X6, giving the protein MDQATNDPRAGQNASPGKDLKRKRAESPGSLSLVRKRVPADMPLAFSGFSHENEVSLFFPPDELRSDCPQMLVHSFSAMDRHDGTSNGTPRLPQLGTVSQSPYPTAPPLSHTPNTDFQPPYFPPPYQPIYPQSQDPYSHVNDPYSLNPLHPQPQPQHPTWPQRQNQEAGILHQHRALPQLAGLDPRRDYRRPEVLLHSTHGLDSGLGDSLPIHSIGHAIEDVQHVDDQGINIQDHTVIKKGPMSLSKSHSGVVTSISVNKDGLFGGVANPNEVFCSVPGRLSLLSSTSKYKVTVAEVQRRLSPPECLNASLLGGVLRRAKSKNGGRSLREKLDKIGLNLPAGRRKAANVTLLTSLVEGEAVHLARDFGYVCETEFPAKAIAEYVNRQHSDPNEQVTRKNMLLATNVPETSIGTEPLPQFPLQWYSEGRASCLHCLRLHCNLQTPLCD; this is encoded by the exons ATGGACCAGGCTACTAATGACCCAAGAGCAGGGCAGAACGCATCTCCAGGAAAAGATCTCAAAAGGAAGAGAGCTGAGAGCCCGGGTAGCCTCTCGCTAGTCAGGAAACGAGTGCCCGCCGACATGCCTTTAGCGTTCTCTGGATTTTCACACGAAAACGAG gtctctctcttttttccccctgaCGAGCTCAGATCAGACTGTCCGCAGATGTTAGTGCACAGTTTCTCGGCTATG GATCGACATGATGGAACCAGTAATGGGACTCCACGTTTGCCCCAGTTAGGGACAGTCAGCCAGTCTCCGTATCCGACCGCCCCGCCGCTGTCTCACACCCCTAACACGGATTTCCAGCCACCTTACTTCCCTCCACCGTACCAACCCATCTACCCGCAATCGCAGGACCCTTATTCCCATGTGAACGACCCCTACTCGCTCAACCCTCTGCACCCGCAACCGCAGCCACAGCACCCGACTTGGCCACAGAGACAGAACCAAGAAGCCGGTATTCTGCACCAACACCGTGCTCTGCCGCAGCTGGCTGGCTTGGACCCACGGAGGGACTACAGGCGGCCTGAGGTCCTGCTACACAGCACCCACGGACTCGATTCCGGCCTTGGAGATTCATTACCCATCCACAGCATCGGGCACGCCATCGAGGATGTGCAG CATGTTGATGATCAAGGTATTAACATCCAGGACCACACCGTTATTAAAAAAG GTCCCATGTCCCTATCGAAGTCACACAGTGGGGTTGTCACCTCGATCTCAGTCAATAAGGACGGGCTCTTTGGCGGGGTTGCGAACCCAAACGAGGTGTTCTGTTCAGTTCCGGGTCGCCTCTCGCTCCTCAGTTCAACATCAAAGTACAAGGTGACGGTGGCGGAAGTGCAGAGACGCCTCTCTCCGCCTGAGTGTCTCAATGCCTCGTTACTGGGAGGAGTGCTTAGGAG agcgaAATCTAAAAACGGAGGACGAtcattaagagaaaaattagacAAAATTGGATTAAATTTACCAGCCGGTAGACGCAAAGCTGCAAATGTAACGCTACTAACATCACTTGTTGAGG GTGAAGCCGTGCACCTTGCCCGGGATTTTGGCTACGTTTGCGAAACAGAGTTCCCAGCCAAAGCAATAGCCGAGTACGTCAACCGACAACATTCCGATCCCAACGAGCAAGTGACGCGCAAAAACATGTTACTGGCAACAAA
- the tfap2a gene encoding transcription factor AP-2-alpha isoform X3 → MDQATNDPRAGQNASPGKDLKRKRAESPGSLSLVRKRVPADMPLAFSGFSHENEDRHDGTSNGTPRLPQLGTVSQSPYPTAPPLSHTPNTDFQPPYFPPPYQPIYPQSQDPYSHVNDPYSLNPLHPQPQPQHPTWPQRQNQEAGILHQHRALPQLAGLDPRRDYRRPEVLLHSTHGLDSGLGDSLPIHSIGHAIEDVQHVDDQGINIQDHTVIKKGPMSLSKSHSGVVTSISVNKDGLFGGVANPNEVFCSVPGRLSLLSSTSKYKVTVAEVQRRLSPPECLNASLLGGVLRRAKSKNGGRSLREKLDKIGLNLPAGRRKAANVTLLTSLVEGEAVHLARDFGYVCETEFPAKAIAEYVNRQHSDPNEQVTRKNMLLATKQICKEFTDLLTQDRSPLGNSRPAPILEPGIQSCLTHFSLITHGFGSPALCAAITALQNYLTEALKAMDKMYMNNTPNNHTGENPSKSGDKDEKHRK, encoded by the exons ATGGACCAGGCTACTAATGACCCAAGAGCAGGGCAGAACGCATCTCCAGGAAAAGATCTCAAAAGGAAGAGAGCTGAGAGCCCGGGTAGCCTCTCGCTAGTCAGGAAACGAGTGCCCGCCGACATGCCTTTAGCGTTCTCTGGATTTTCACACGAAAACGAG GATCGACATGATGGAACCAGTAATGGGACTCCACGTTTGCCCCAGTTAGGGACAGTCAGCCAGTCTCCGTATCCGACCGCCCCGCCGCTGTCTCACACCCCTAACACGGATTTCCAGCCACCTTACTTCCCTCCACCGTACCAACCCATCTACCCGCAATCGCAGGACCCTTATTCCCATGTGAACGACCCCTACTCGCTCAACCCTCTGCACCCGCAACCGCAGCCACAGCACCCGACTTGGCCACAGAGACAGAACCAAGAAGCCGGTATTCTGCACCAACACCGTGCTCTGCCGCAGCTGGCTGGCTTGGACCCACGGAGGGACTACAGGCGGCCTGAGGTCCTGCTACACAGCACCCACGGACTCGATTCCGGCCTTGGAGATTCATTACCCATCCACAGCATCGGGCACGCCATCGAGGATGTGCAG CATGTTGATGATCAAGGTATTAACATCCAGGACCACACCGTTATTAAAAAAG GTCCCATGTCCCTATCGAAGTCACACAGTGGGGTTGTCACCTCGATCTCAGTCAATAAGGACGGGCTCTTTGGCGGGGTTGCGAACCCAAACGAGGTGTTCTGTTCAGTTCCGGGTCGCCTCTCGCTCCTCAGTTCAACATCAAAGTACAAGGTGACGGTGGCGGAAGTGCAGAGACGCCTCTCTCCGCCTGAGTGTCTCAATGCCTCGTTACTGGGAGGAGTGCTTAGGAG agcgaAATCTAAAAACGGAGGACGAtcattaagagaaaaattagacAAAATTGGATTAAATTTACCAGCCGGTAGACGCAAAGCTGCAAATGTAACGCTACTAACATCACTTGTTGAGG GTGAAGCCGTGCACCTTGCCCGGGATTTTGGCTACGTTTGCGAAACAGAGTTCCCAGCCAAAGCAATAGCCGAGTACGTCAACCGACAACATTCCGATCCCAACGAGCAAGTGACGCGCAAAAACATGTTACTGGCAACAAA ACAAATCTGCAAAGAGTTTACAGACTTGCTGACACAAGACCGATCTCCTTTGGGGAACTCACGACCTGCCCCGATCTTGGAACCTGGTATTCAGAGCTGCCTGACTCACTTCAGTTTAATCACACACGGCTTCGGGAGTCCGGCTCTGTGCGCTGCTATAACTGCCTTACAGAACTATCTCACCGAAGCACTGAAAGCCATGGACAAAATGTACATGAACAATACTCCCAACAACCACACGGGTGAAAATCCCAGTAAAAGCGGAGACAAAGACGAGAAACACAGAAAGTAG
- the tfap2a gene encoding transcription factor AP-2-alpha isoform X1, whose product MDQATNDPRAGQNASPGKDLKRKRAESPGSLSLVRKRVPADMPLAFSGFSHENEVSLFFPPDELRSDCPQMLVHSFSAMDRHDGTSNGTPRLPQLGTVSQSPYPTAPPLSHTPNTDFQPPYFPPPYQPIYPQSQDPYSHVNDPYSLNPLHPQPQPQHPTWPQRQNQEAGILHQHRALPQLAGLDPRRDYRRPEVLLHSTHGLDSGLGDSLPIHSIGHAIEDVQHVDDQGINIQDHTVIKKGPMSLSKSHSGVVTSISVNKDGLFGGVANPNEVFCSVPGRLSLLSSTSKYKVTVAEVQRRLSPPECLNASLLGGVLRRAKSKNGGRSLREKLDKIGLNLPAGRRKAANVTLLTSLVEGEAVHLARDFGYVCETEFPAKAIAEYVNRQHSDPNEQVTRKNMLLATKQICKEFTDLLTQDRSPLGNSRPAPILEPGIQSCLTHFSLITHGFGSPALCAAITALQNYLTEALKAMDKMYMNNTPNNHTGENPSKSGDKDEKHRK is encoded by the exons ATGGACCAGGCTACTAATGACCCAAGAGCAGGGCAGAACGCATCTCCAGGAAAAGATCTCAAAAGGAAGAGAGCTGAGAGCCCGGGTAGCCTCTCGCTAGTCAGGAAACGAGTGCCCGCCGACATGCCTTTAGCGTTCTCTGGATTTTCACACGAAAACGAG gtctctctcttttttccccctgaCGAGCTCAGATCAGACTGTCCGCAGATGTTAGTGCACAGTTTCTCGGCTATG GATCGACATGATGGAACCAGTAATGGGACTCCACGTTTGCCCCAGTTAGGGACAGTCAGCCAGTCTCCGTATCCGACCGCCCCGCCGCTGTCTCACACCCCTAACACGGATTTCCAGCCACCTTACTTCCCTCCACCGTACCAACCCATCTACCCGCAATCGCAGGACCCTTATTCCCATGTGAACGACCCCTACTCGCTCAACCCTCTGCACCCGCAACCGCAGCCACAGCACCCGACTTGGCCACAGAGACAGAACCAAGAAGCCGGTATTCTGCACCAACACCGTGCTCTGCCGCAGCTGGCTGGCTTGGACCCACGGAGGGACTACAGGCGGCCTGAGGTCCTGCTACACAGCACCCACGGACTCGATTCCGGCCTTGGAGATTCATTACCCATCCACAGCATCGGGCACGCCATCGAGGATGTGCAG CATGTTGATGATCAAGGTATTAACATCCAGGACCACACCGTTATTAAAAAAG GTCCCATGTCCCTATCGAAGTCACACAGTGGGGTTGTCACCTCGATCTCAGTCAATAAGGACGGGCTCTTTGGCGGGGTTGCGAACCCAAACGAGGTGTTCTGTTCAGTTCCGGGTCGCCTCTCGCTCCTCAGTTCAACATCAAAGTACAAGGTGACGGTGGCGGAAGTGCAGAGACGCCTCTCTCCGCCTGAGTGTCTCAATGCCTCGTTACTGGGAGGAGTGCTTAGGAG agcgaAATCTAAAAACGGAGGACGAtcattaagagaaaaattagacAAAATTGGATTAAATTTACCAGCCGGTAGACGCAAAGCTGCAAATGTAACGCTACTAACATCACTTGTTGAGG GTGAAGCCGTGCACCTTGCCCGGGATTTTGGCTACGTTTGCGAAACAGAGTTCCCAGCCAAAGCAATAGCCGAGTACGTCAACCGACAACATTCCGATCCCAACGAGCAAGTGACGCGCAAAAACATGTTACTGGCAACAAA ACAAATCTGCAAAGAGTTTACAGACTTGCTGACACAAGACCGATCTCCTTTGGGGAACTCACGACCTGCCCCGATCTTGGAACCTGGTATTCAGAGCTGCCTGACTCACTTCAGTTTAATCACACACGGCTTCGGGAGTCCGGCTCTGTGCGCTGCTATAACTGCCTTACAGAACTATCTCACCGAAGCACTGAAAGCCATGGACAAAATGTACATGAACAATACTCCCAACAACCACACGGGTGAAAATCCCAGTAAAAGCGGAGACAAAGACGAGAAACACAGAAAGTAG